From Synoicihabitans lomoniglobus, the proteins below share one genomic window:
- a CDS encoding sugar phosphate isomerase/epimerase family protein translates to MKLGIHAYAWCSQWTNDTLDLIDRVADLGLDFIEIPLMCLDTFDAAAIKARLEATGLAAVTSTVLLADTDITSDDPAVRAAGQAYLQDCVRATAAIGGTSFSGVIYSRHPGILAQRPTAMHWSRAADGLRPAARLAGELGVLVGIEPVNRYETYLVNTCAQARQLMALIDEPAMRIHLDTYHMNIEEKSFHDATLLAGDDLIHYHICENDRGIPGTGQVDWDGIFRALAAINYQGNAALESFVDNTDNMNTWVWRQLAPDGDTLLREGVAFIRAKQKEYGLS, encoded by the coding sequence ATGAAACTTGGAATTCACGCCTACGCTTGGTGCTCCCAATGGACCAATGACACGCTTGATCTGATCGATCGGGTGGCCGACCTCGGACTCGATTTTATTGAGATCCCGCTCATGTGCCTCGACACGTTTGATGCCGCTGCCATCAAGGCGCGACTCGAGGCCACCGGCCTGGCCGCCGTCACATCCACGGTGCTTTTGGCCGACACCGACATCACCAGTGACGACCCCGCCGTGCGTGCCGCCGGGCAGGCTTATTTACAGGACTGCGTCCGAGCCACCGCGGCCATCGGCGGCACCAGCTTCTCCGGCGTGATCTACTCGCGACATCCCGGCATACTGGCGCAGCGCCCCACCGCCATGCATTGGTCACGCGCTGCTGATGGATTGCGTCCGGCCGCGCGGTTGGCAGGCGAGCTCGGCGTATTGGTCGGCATCGAGCCGGTGAACCGTTACGAAACCTACCTCGTCAATACCTGCGCACAGGCGCGTCAGCTCATGGCGCTGATCGACGAGCCGGCGATGCGCATCCATCTCGACACCTACCACATGAACATCGAGGAAAAGAGCTTTCACGACGCCACCCTGCTCGCCGGAGATGACCTCATTCACTATCACATTTGCGAAAACGACCGCGGTATTCCCGGCACCGGTCAGGTCGATTGGGACGGTATTTTCCGAGCGCTCGCCGCGATCAATTATCAGGGCAACGCCGCGCTGGAGAGTTTCGTCGACAACACCGACAACATGAACACCTGGGTGTGGCGCCAGCTCGCCCCTGACGGGGACACATTGCTCCGGGAGGGCGTGGCCTTCATTCGCGCCAAACAAAAAGAATACGGGCTGTCGTGA